The Carassius gibelio isolate Cgi1373 ecotype wild population from Czech Republic chromosome B12, carGib1.2-hapl.c, whole genome shotgun sequence genome has a segment encoding these proteins:
- the LOC127968753 gene encoding cadherin-10 — protein sequence MIINQLTFLLLFCLLGWSDALIRPVPGISTSDRDGRTLQRTKRGWMWNSFFLLEEWTGTGKQYVGKLHSDMDKEDGSVKYVLMGDGAGTVFEIDENSGDIHATRRLDREEKALYTLSAKAVNKTSGQDLEKASEFIIKIHDINDNEPKFAKDTYVAGVSEMSNVGAFVIRVTATDADDEAYGNSAKLVYSILQGQPYFSVEPETGVIRTALPNMIRENREHYQVVIQAKDMAGQMGGLSGTTTVNITLLDVNNSPPRFPHSTYHLSTPESTGIGSPVGRIKAYDADVGENAEMWYSILDGDGQDVFNIITDSTSQEGVITVKKQLDYESKRLYSLRVQVTNTHIDRRFEQLGPFSDTAIVRITVTDVDEPPVFSRAMYIFEVDEDTPAGSSVGTVSARDPDTINHLVKYTIDRHTDLERLFNIDSNNGTISTLQGLDRETSKWHNISVLATELSTALQTRVPVFIKVRDVNDNAPEFAMYYETFVCENVKAGQLIQTISAVDTDEPLVGHKFVFSLSTINPNFTIFDNEDNTARILTRRGRFNRREMSSYLLPVVISDNDYPIQSSTSTLTVRVCACDSRGNVQTCSTEALLLSAGLSTGALVAILLCILILLMIVVLFAALRRQKKKEPLIISKEDVRDNVVSYNDEGGGEEDTQAFDIGTLRNPEVIDTNKLRRDIMPEMLFPFRRTSPIKDNTDVRDFINGRLHENDSDPTAPPYDSLATYAYEGNGSLAESLSSLESAATEGDQEFEYLSHWGPQFKKLADMYIGQESQRES from the exons CTTCACTCAGACATGGACAAGGAAGATGGATCTGTGAAGTACGTCCTCATGGGAGACGGGGCCGGAACTGTTTTCGAGATTGATGAGAACTCGGGTGATATCCACGCCACCAGGAGGCTTGACAGGGAAGAGAAAGCGTTGTACACACTGAGTGCCAAAGCTGTCAACAAAACCTCCGGACAGGATCTGGAGAAGGCCTCAGAATTCATCATCAAAATCCATGACATCAATGACAACGAGCCAAAGTTTGCCAAGGACACATATGTGGCCGGTGTATCAGAGATGTCGAATGTTG GTGCATTCGTAATAAGAGTTACAGCCACTGATGCAGATGATGAAGCATATGGAAACAGCGCCAAGCTGGTTTACAGCATACTGCAGGGCCAGCCATATTTCTCAGTCGAACCTGAAACGG GCGTCATAAGGACGGCCCTTCCGAACATGATTCGAGAAAACCGGGAGCACTATCAGGTGGTGATTCAGGCTAAGGACATGGCTGGACAGATGGGAGGTCTCTCCGGGACCACTACAGTCAACATCACTCTCTTGGATGTCAACAACAGTCCTCCTCGATTCCCGCACA GTACCTACCATCTCTCCACTCCAGAGTCAACTGGAATCGGATCACCAGTGGGCCGGATCAAAGCATATGACGCGGATGTGGGAGAGAACGCAGAGATGTGGTACTCCATCCTGGATGGTGATGGGCAAGATGTCTTCAATATCATCACGGACAGCACCAGCCAGGAAGGGGTGATAACGGTGAAGAAG CAACTAGATTACGAGAGTAAGAGGTTGTACTCACTACGGGTGCAGGTGACCAATACACATATAGATCGACGCTTTGAACAACTGGGGCCTTTCAGCGACACGGCGATTGTCAGGATCACGGTCACGGATGTGGACGAGCCTCCGGTCTTCAGTAGGGCCATGTACATTTTTGAGGTGGACGAAGACACCCCCGCCGGCAGCTCAGTTGGTACCGTGTCCGCTCGAGACCCTGATACAATCAACCACCTGGTAAA ATACACCATTGATCGCCACACAGACCTGGAGAGACTGTTTAACATCGATTCTAACAATGGGACCATCAGCACACTGCAGGGTCTGGACAGAGAAACTTCCAAATGGCACAACATCTCTGTTCTGGCAACCGAACTCA GTACTGCCCTGCAAACCAGAGTGCCGGTGTTTATCAAAGTGCGCGACGTGAATGACAATGCGCCTGAATTCGCCATGTACTACGAGACCTTTGTCTGTGAGAATGTCAAAGCTGGTCAG CTCATCCAGACCATAAGTGCTGTGGACACTGATGAACCTCTTGTAGGGCACAAGTTTGTTTTCAGTCTAAGCACCATCAATCCAAACTTCACCATCTTCGACAATGAAG ACAACACAGCACGGATCCTGACCCGTCGGGGCCGCTTCAACAGAAGAGAGATGAGCTCATACCTGCTGCCTGTCGTCATCTCAGACAACGATTACCCCATCCAGAGCAGCACCAGTACGCTGACGGTCCGCGTCTGCGCCTGCGATAGCCGTGGGAATGTGCAGACATGCAGTACCGAAGCCCTTCTGCTCTCAGCTGGACTCAGCACTGGAGCCCTGGTTGCCATCTTACtctgcattttaattttactga TGATTGTGGTATTGTTCGCGGCCCTGCGGCGTCAAAAGAAAAAGGAGCCCCTGATCATCTCAAAAGAAGACGTCAGGGACAACGTGGTCAGCTACAACGATGAGGGCGGCGGAGAGGAGGACACGCAGGCCTTCGACATCGGAACCCTACGGAACCCTGAGGTCATCGATACCAACAAACTCCGCCGGGACATAATGCCCGAAATGCTGTTCCCCTTCCGCCGCACATCCCCCATCAAAGACAACACAGACGTGAGGGACTTTATTAACGGACGCCTGCATGAAAACGACTCGGATCCCACAGCGCCCCCTTATGACTCCTTGGCTACCTACGCCTACGAAGGAAATGGCTCTTTGGCGGAGTCCCTCAGCTCTCTGGAATCGGCTGCCACTGAGGGGGACCAAGAGTTTGAATATCTGAGTCACTGGGGTCCACAGTTCAAAAAACTGGCAGATATGTATATAGGGCAGGAGTCCCAGAGAGAGTCTTAA